GCCCCGTCGACGATGCCCACCCACGCATGGAAGGCGCCGTCCGGGGCTTGCACCAGCGCTTGGACACCCCCGCCGGCGGGCTCGGGCTCGCCGATCCCGTCGTCTTCACGCAGCCGCTCCGCCGCCTCCCGCACCTCCGGTGGGATGGACTCACGAAACGCCTCGATGTCAATGCGGACGGCCACGCCGGCACCCTACCGGTAGTCCTTGATCACTGCTGCATCACCCAGATGGTGAGAGGCTCGGTGACGGTGCGCACGACCTGCCACCCCGCGCGGCGGTAAAGCTCGACGTTGGCCGGGTTGCTGGTCTCCAGGACCGCAGGGAGGCCGTCGTCGGCGGCCCGGCGCAGGCCAGCGTTCATGACCGCGCGGCCCCAGCCGCGACCGGCGCTGGCGGGGTGTGTGGCCAGCACGCCGAGGTACCAGAACGGCGTGGCCGGCAAGGCGGCGTGCACAGCCTCCTCGTAGGCGAGGACACGGGCGAGCGGGCCGGCCGGCAGGTGAGCGGACAGGTCGTCCTCCCCGGCCGCGGTGCCGGTCTGCGGCGGTTGCCAGATCGCGGTCGAAGCACCGCGTTCGATGGTCCAGATCGTCTGCTTTTGTACCCTCTTGTCAAAGAGGTGCCCGAAGAACGCGGCGGCGTACCGCGGATAGGTGACCTCGTCGGGGAAGAGGTACCGCAGGACCGGGTCCTTGGCGAACGCGGCGACCGTGCAGCCGACGACCACCTCGCGGTCCGCCGGGGTGGCAATCGTGATCTCGGGTATCGGCACCCTCCGAACCTATCCACCACCCCCGTGTCGGGTTCAGCCGCCGGTGGCGGAGAAGTGCATGTAGTCCTTCAGCGACCGGTAGTCGCCGCCCCACTTCCAGCCGACCGCGGCGAAGGCGCGCACGACCGGCCCGCGCGGCCGCACCATCCCGGGCCGCGCCTTCGCGCGATCGAGATAGGCGGTGGCCAGCTCCGGCAAAACCACACGACCCTTGTGGTACGGATTCTGGAACGGGTTGACGTCCACAGCCAGCCCGTAGGCGTGCTGCGACCACGCCGTATTGCCGCGCACCGGCCGGCACGCGAACGCCTCGGTGGTGTTGCCGTCGCCTGTCGGCGGCGCGTCCATGTCCGTCGCGCTCGAGATGCGCATGCGCTCGATCGGGAAGTTGGCGGCGAACAGCCGGCCGAACACCGCGACCATGTCGTCGGCCGCCCGTGCGTTGACCAGCAGCTCGCCGGTGTGCGCGCGCCCGTCGAAGCCGCGGAAGCCGACCGTGAGATAGCGCAGGTCGCTCGCCGCCACCGGGCACGCCTTGGTCCAGCTGGAACGGGCGAGCACGCCGGCGGGCACCGCCTCGACGGTCGCGTGGAAGCGGCCATCGGGCGGCGGGGGCAGGTCGTCGACCGTGATGATGGAGCGGTTGCGCAGCTCAGGCGGGGTGTCCCGGGCCGCGGGAAACCCGTTGGGCCCCACCGGGAGGACGCGCGTCCCCAGCCAGCGCGGCGCGGGTGTGGCGTTCCCGATGCGGGTGGTGGTCGGGCTGGGGGAGGGAGCGCGCGTGGTGGGCGAGGCGGTCGGAGCGGGTGGTCCACTCGGCCGCGGGCCGGGCGGCGGGCCGCCGGAACAGCCGGCCACGGCGTGGCCGAAAAACAAGGCCGCGACCAGCAGACCCCACATCCTGCCGGCACCGCGCCGCACTCTCACCGCCACTCACCTCCACCCGCACGCCTGGGTACCCGGTGCGCGTCCGCCCAACCTACGACGGCTCATGGCGGAGCCGCCGCGGGCTCCGCCATGAACTCGGGTGATGGGCGCGGTCAGGTCCGCGGGGCCTTGCCGGACGTGGTGGCCGGCAGGAGGTCGGCGGCCGCGTCGATCTGCTCGGGAGTGACCCTCTGGAACCCGAAGATGCGCACCGCCTCGTAGTAGACCGTCGCCAGGGCGTAGCAGGCGGGCCGCACCGCGTCGCCGTAGTTGGCGCACACCCGCTGCATGTCGCCGTAGAAGGCGAGGTCGAGCCGGTCCTTGTTCGCCTCGAACCGTTGGGCCGCCTTGTAGTTGCGGTACCCGAAGTCATGCCGGGCGCAGGCCGACTCGAACGTGAAGCCCAGCGGGTTGTCCGGCGCGCCGGTGCAGAGGTCGGTGGACCAGTCGAACTGGTACGCCCCGTAGGTCTCCGGGAAGAACCGCCCCACGTTCCACGCGTCGTAGCTGCCCGAACCCGGCGACGTCAGGCTCTCCAGCACCGCCAGCCGGTTGGGCGCGAGGCCGGTGGAGATCTCGCCGGAACCGACCGATGCCGACACCGTGCTGGTGCCGAGACCCGAGCAGGCGCCCAGGTAGCGCAGCCCGTTCGGCAGTGCGAGGCAGCCGATCCAGATGCCTCCGTCGAGCGTCTGCAGCGCCAGGTTGAACCCGACCTCGATCTGCGCGCCGCCGTCGTACACGCGCCCGTCGATGATCACCGCACCGTAGCTGTAGCCGTAGTAGTCGTTGACGAACGAGAACGGCGCCGCCGCCGCGACGACCTGCCCGTTGTACGGCGAGCCGGACGTCCGCTCGATCAGGTACGCCTGCCCGGCGCCCGCGAGGTAGAAGTTGCAGAGGACCTCGGCCAGGTAGTCGATCCGCACGGTGAGCCCGACCTTGCTGATCGACCCGCTGATGTAGGGCGTGCAGCCCGCGTCCGCCGGCCGCGCGCCGGTGACCATGCGCGGCGCCTCGCCGGCGGCCGGTGGGCGCAGCGCGATCGCGGAGCCGTCCGCAAGCTCCGCCACGGATCGCCGGCCCGCGGGTCGCTTGGCGGCGTCCGGCTTCTCCGCCGACACGCCGGGTGCCGCCGTGACCGCCCGATCGGGCAGGCTCGGGGCGTCAGCGCCCGGCGCGGCCTGTGCCGGGAGCCCGTGTCCCACCGCGCCGAGCAGCGCGAGCGCCATCACCGCCGCCGATGCCAGGGTCCGTCTGATGGCCGGTCTTTGTCTCATGTCCCACTCCCGTCCGTCGTACCTGGGTGCGGGCAGGCTTTCAGCCGCCACTGGACGGGAACTGGACCTCGAATGGACGCGGCGACCTCAGATCGGAAGAGGCTCGATGTCGCAGTCGATCAGGACGCCAGCGCGTGCGGTCACCGCCTCCGGATGCTCCGGACCGAGCTGCCTCACAAGCTCCTCAATGGACAGTGCGTGCAGCTCGTCGGCGCGTTCCTCGTCGCCGGCCGCCCTGATGTGCACCGCGAGGTTGAGGGCGCAGACCAGCGAGTACGGGTGGTATTCGCCGCGGGTCTGCCGCAAGAAGTGTTGCGTCTGCTCGGACAGCGCCAGGGCTGGTGCCCGTTCGCCGGCTCGGGCCAGGTCGTTGGCGAGGTTGTTGGCAGCGCACAGCGTGTGTGGATGCTGCTCACCCAGCGCCCCGGTAAGGCCCTCCAATGCCGACTCGGCCAATGCCCGGGCCTCGCGATCCTTGCCAGCCGCCCGCAGGACGATCGCCTCATTCACCATTGCGGCGAGGGTGAGCGGATGCCGACCTCCGAAGGCGCGGCGGTACCCTTCGCTGACCTCGGCTGCGAGCTCCCGCGTCTCGTACAGGGCGCCGGTGGCGCGCAATGTGTTCACGTAGCTCGTCGTGGCGGCCAGGGTGTGTTGGTGGTCGCGGCCGAAGCGGGTGCGGAAGGCCATGTAGTTCTCCCTCGCGTGGCGCAGCGCCTCGTCGTGGCGGCCGAGCTTGCGCAGGCAGTTCGCGAACGTCAGCGTCGCGCGGTGGCCCGGCGGCCGGTTATGCAGCAGGTTCAGCGCGGCCTCGTACCTGCCCAGCTCATAGAGGTCCAGCGCGAGGGCGAACGCCGTCTCGGGCTGGTCCGCGTCAAGAAGACCTTCGTCGACGTCGTGCGCCGTCAACATGTCGCCGAGCAGGCGCTGGTCCGCCGTGAGGGCCTGTCTCGCCGCCCGGGTCAGCGAATGGTTCGGGCCGAAGTTGCGCTCCGTCTGCGCCTGGAGCTCCTGGTCCAGCTCGTACGCCTGCACGTAGTCGCCGGCGATCCGCAGGTCGGCGGCGAGCGACCGGCCGGCAGCAAGTGTGTACTCGTCGGCGGTGCCGAAGACGGGCCGCATGCGCCGGTAGGCGTCGGCCGCCAGCTCGCGGGCTCGCTCGTTGAAACCGAGGGCACGCAGGGCGGCCGCGAGGTGAGCGGTGGCAAGGAGCGTGTGTGGGGCATCCGGCCCGAGTGCCTGTGGCCATCGTTCCACCGCGCGCTCGCCCAGCCGGCGGCTGGCGTCGTAGTCGCCGATCGCCCACAGGTAGCGGATCTGGTCCAGGATCACCTGACGCGCCTCG
This genomic stretch from Phytohabitans houttuyneae harbors:
- a CDS encoding phospholipase, encoding MRQRPAIRRTLASAAVMALALLGAVGHGLPAQAAPGADAPSLPDRAVTAAPGVSAEKPDAAKRPAGRRSVAELADGSAIALRPPAAGEAPRMVTGARPADAGCTPYISGSISKVGLTVRIDYLAEVLCNFYLAGAGQAYLIERTSGSPYNGQVVAAAAPFSFVNDYYGYSYGAVIIDGRVYDGGAQIEVGFNLALQTLDGGIWIGCLALPNGLRYLGACSGLGTSTVSASVGSGEISTGLAPNRLAVLESLTSPGSGSYDAWNVGRFFPETYGAYQFDWSTDLCTGAPDNPLGFTFESACARHDFGYRNYKAAQRFEANKDRLDLAFYGDMQRVCANYGDAVRPACYALATVYYEAVRIFGFQRVTPEQIDAAADLLPATTSGKAPRT
- a CDS encoding M15 family metallopeptidase — its product is MRVRRGAGRMWGLLVAALFFGHAVAGCSGGPPPGPRPSGPPAPTASPTTRAPSPSPTTTRIGNATPAPRWLGTRVLPVGPNGFPAARDTPPELRNRSIITVDDLPPPPDGRFHATVEAVPAGVLARSSWTKACPVAASDLRYLTVGFRGFDGRAHTGELLVNARAADDMVAVFGRLFAANFPIERMRISSATDMDAPPTGDGNTTEAFACRPVRGNTAWSQHAYGLAVDVNPFQNPYHKGRVVLPELATAYLDRAKARPGMVRPRGPVVRAFAAVGWKWGGDYRSLKDYMHFSATGG
- a CDS encoding GNAT family N-acetyltransferase, with amino-acid sequence MPIPEITIATPADREVVVGCTVAAFAKDPVLRYLFPDEVTYPRYAAAFFGHLFDKRVQKQTIWTIERGASTAIWQPPQTGTAAGEDDLSAHLPAGPLARVLAYEEAVHAALPATPFWYLGVLATHPASAGRGWGRAVMNAGLRRAADDGLPAVLETSNPANVELYRRAGWQVVRTVTEPLTIWVMQQ